The Bubalus kerabau isolate K-KA32 ecotype Philippines breed swamp buffalo chromosome X, PCC_UOA_SB_1v2, whole genome shotgun sequence genome has a segment encoding these proteins:
- the PRAF2 gene encoding PRA1 family protein 2 — MSEVRLPPLRALDDFVLGSARLVAPDPCDPQRWCHRVINNLLYYQTNYLICFGLGLALAGYVRPLHTLLSALVVAVALGMLVCAAENRAAVRRCRRSHPAACLAAVLAVGFLVLWAAGGAGTFLLSIAGPVLLILVHASLRLRNLKNKIENKIESIGLKRTPMGLLLEALGQEQEAGS, encoded by the exons ATGTCGGAGGTGCGGCTGCCACCGCTACGCGCCCTGGACGACTTCGTTTTGGGGTCCGCGCGTCTGGTGGCCCCGGATCCTTGCGACCCACAGCGATGGTGCCACCGCGTCATCAACAACCTCCTCTACTACCAAACCAACTACCTTATCTGCTTCGGCCTTGGTCTCGCTTTGGCcgg GTACGTGCGCCCGCTGCACACCCTCCTAAGCGCGCTGGTAGTGGCGGTGGCCCTTGGCATGCTGGTGTGCGCGGCTGAGAATCGAGCCGCCGTGCGCCGCTGCCGTCGCAGCCACCCAGCCGCCTGCCTGGCCGCAGTGCTTGCCGTCGGCTTCCTCGTTCTCTGGGCCGCGGGCGGCGCTGGCACCTTCCTGCTCAGCATCGCCGGGCCAGTGCTTC TGATCCTGGTGCATGCGTCACTGCGCCTGCGCAACCTCAAGAACAAGATTGAGAACAAGATCGAGAGCATTGGTCTCAAGCGGACACCAATGGGGCTGCTACTGGAGGCGCTGGGACAAGAACAGGAGGCTGGATCCTAG